CTAATCGGAATTATCACCGGCGTGCGCTTGCACGACTATGGCTGCACGCTCAAAGCCCTGCGCGGGGATCTCGCCCGCGGTTTGCGTCTGTATGGCGAGATGCACCGCTTCATCCCCGCGCTCGCCGCCGACCTCGGCGCGCGCATCATCGAGGTGCCGGTGAATCATCGGCCACGACTGCGCGGAGTGTCGAAGTACGGGCTGACGCGCACGCTGCGGGTGCTGCTCGACTTGGTGACGGTGAAGTTCCTCAGCAGCTATTCGACCCGTCCGATTCACGTCTTCGGCTTGCTCGGCTTGGCCTCCACCGCCGTCGGTCTGTTGATCGTCGGTGTTCTCGGTTTCGAGCGCCTGGTGTTCGGCGTCGAGCTGGCCGGACGCCCATTGCTCTGGCTCGGTATCCTGCTGAGCATCATGGGCATGCAATTCGTCACCATGGGTCTACTCGGCGAACTGCTGGTGCGGACCTATCACGAGTCGCAAGGCAAGCCGGTCTACCGCGTGGCCGCCGAACTGTTACACCAGCCCGCGGCCGGTGGCTCTAACGCAAGTGCCGCAAAGCTTGAGTGACTCAACGGACGGCGGTGTTAGCGCGAGGGGCGCCAAGGCGGCGCGTGCGAAAGCAAGCCGGCTGTGGTAGCGCTCGTTGGGCAAACCGCCGCGCAGTGGCGGCGCGAGGAGGACAGGTAATGGCGCACATCGACGGCGGCGAAATGCTCGTTCGCGTACTCGAACAGCACGGCATCAACGAGATCTTCACCCTCCACGGCGGCCATCTCGACGCCATCTATCAAGCCGCCCTCGATCATCGGATACGCATCATCGATACCCGGCATGAGCAAGCCGCCGGGCACGCCGCCGACGCTTGGGCACGCACTACCGGCCGGCCCGGCGTTGCCATCGTCACTGCCGGGCCGGGCGTAACCGACGTCGTCACCGCGGTCGCCAATGCCTATCTCGACTGCATCCCGACGCTGTTCATCGGGGGTGCCGCGCCGCTCGCTGATGCCGAGACCCTGCCGCTGCAAGGCGGCCTCGATCAGGTGGCGATGATGCAGCCGATCACAAAATGGGCACACCGCATCACCCATACCCATCGCCTGCCCGACCTTGTGGCTCAAGCCCTGCGCATCGCCACCACTGGCCGGCCCGGTC
The sequence above is drawn from the Deltaproteobacteria bacterium genome and encodes:
- a CDS encoding glycosyltransferase family 2 protein encodes the protein MQLSIVIPVFNEVESLAAVHAELSAVLDRLGRSAEIIYVDDGSTDGSFAALRDLHAGDARVGVLQLSRNFGQTAALAAGLARARGEVVVMMDADGQNDPAAIPQLLERIAAGYDLAAGWRLIRRDPWWSRRLPSLLANWLIGIITGVRLHDYGCTLKALRGDLARGLRLYGEMHRFIPALAADLGARIIEVPVNHRPRLRGVSKYGLTRTLRVLLDLVTVKFLSSYSTRPIHVFGLLGLASTAVGLLIVGVLGFERLVFGVELAGRPLLWLGILLSIMGMQFVTMGLLGELLVRTYHESQGKPVYRVAAELLHQPAAGGSNASAAKLE